A stretch of DNA from Campylobacter gracilis:
TCGCCGTTAAGCATCTCTCGCTCGCTGTTTTGCCACGCGCCATTTGCAAACTCGTAGGTTACGTATCCGCTCATCTCTCCTGAGCCGTCGTAGAAAATTTCGGTCTTATCTTTGGGCTGCCAGCTCTTGCCGTCCCATTTGAAGCTTATCGTAAGCTCCTCCTTATCCCACGCGTTTTTTACGGATCTGTTCATACTCTCTTTCTGCCATTTGCCCTTTGCAAGCTTATATCGCACATCTTCGGTCGCGTTGCCGTCGTAGCTGGAGACGGTTTTGCTGGCATTGCGCGTGCCATCATCCGCTATCGAATTGCTCTCGCGCGTCGTGATGCCGTCTTTGACACTTTCCGTGTAGTCTTCTATTTTTTTCCACTTGCCGCTTTTAAGATCGAGGCCAAATACTTCAAATTTAACCATATCCCCCTTTTCGTCAAAGTAGCTGATCTCTTTGTAGCTAGAGCCCAGGCCGTCCGAGGAGTTCGTATCTCTTACCTGCTCTAGCTTGCGCGCCGCCGCGTCGTAGCTTAGATGCGTGCTCTCCTTGCGCTGTCCGAGTGAGCTGTAGCTCATGCTTTGCACCATATACTCATACTCCTTGGCAAACGCCGCCGCACAGAGCAGCGCAAGTATCGTAGCGAGCTTTTTCATCCTCTCTCCTTGGAAAAAATTTTGATAATTATATAATGTTCGTATATAAAAACGGATAAAATTTCGCCGCGCGGCTAAATTTAAAAAACTTCGATTTTTAGGCGGTAGCGGTGAAATTTTACGTCGCCAAACTGCTGGAATTTTAGTAATATTTTGATCTGATTTTGCGTTAGTTGTCGATATAATTTATGCGAAATAGAATTGCGTGCGAGCTTCTGCTAAATTTTAAACAGATCTAGGCTGATTTATATCAAAGCTTCACTGCGTGCCGTTAGTGATAAAATTCTACGTAATAAAATTTTAAATTCACGCGCAGATCCGTTTGAGGAGATAAAAATGCAATACTAAATTTTTGGCAGCTCAAAATTTCAAATAATGCCGGTTTTTAAAGAGTGCCGCTGATTAGGCGATACTAATCGCAGAAGCGCTTATCCGCGTTATTTGCTTTGCGCTTGGCTAGGAAGTCCGCCTTTTTAGCGGGGTCTGCGAAAAACTCGTCCTGCCTAAGTAGCGCGGCGTCCATTTTGTCCTCGGCTGCCTTGAGCGCGGCGGCGCGATCTACGAAGCGAGACGGAAATTTCTCATCAAATATCGCTTTATACGGGTGCGCCTTGACCCAGTCCCTAGCGCGTGCCGCCGCATCGCGCTGTTTAGCGAGATCGCAGAATGCGTATGGATTTACCACGTTGCCGACGAGCTGTAAAAACGCCGCATTCGCGGACTCGGTCTGGCGAAACATCTCGTCCTTGATGTCGATGACGCGAGCGAAGGTTAGGAATCGATTTTTGCCTGCGTAGAACCAAAACACCGCATCGTCCTTAAGCCCTAGATCATAAGCGCGCGCAGCGACCGTCATCAGCGTGGTCGGAGCGACCATATCCGGGGCGTCTTCGATAATTTTGATCGCCTTTTTTAGGCTCGCCACGTCGTTTTTCATCAACAGATCGTCGATCGGCTCGTAAACGTGCACGTATTCGGGCTTGCCCTCCTTAGCCGAATAAAACGGCGAAATATAGATGTCGATCGAAGTGATTTTTTCTACTTTATCCTCACCCTGGGCGCTCAAAGTCGCAGCCGCCGCACAGAGCAGCAATGAGCGAAATTTTTTCATGGTCTCTCCTTCGGTTAAATTTTGTAAATTTCCTCGTAATTATACCCTTAAATTTAAGAGCGCGAGCTTGATTTTTAACGAATATATTTTTGCGGAATTTTAATTTTTGCAGCAGCTCTATTTTCTTTTGATTCGGCTTCAACGCGACGCTTTACGCGGCTGAATTTAAGCCTTGCTAGTCGTAAAATTTAGCTTATAATTTAGATCGTATGAAATCGCTCGAAGCCTTACTAAAATTTTAAAATTTTACTCTTTTAAGCATCGTATGCTAGTCATTTATCGCTGAATGCGGCTATAAACTGGTCGTGGCGCGCCGTGCAGTATCGCACAAGAAAATTTGCCAGTCCGCGGTAAGCCATGAAATCAAAGGCATAAGTGTTCTCGTGCTGGTTCTTGATATGCGCGAAATAAAGCCACCGAAGCGCCACCAAAGTTTTAGTTGCTAGAAAATACTGCTCCGTCATTTCGCAATGGAATTAAATTTAGCAAATTATATCACGACATAAACGCGACGTTGCTGCTCGTAATCTCGTAGCGAAATTAAATTTATCTGCAGCCTCTGACTTTACGGTCTTTGGCTACGCTTTAAATTTTACTTTCAAAGCCCGTTTCTGCCGCGTCGCGGTAGAAATCGATCTGATCTTTTTTGATGATGCGGATGTAGTCGGTACTGCCCGGATGTCCGCTTTGAAAGCCCGCCGTCATCACGTAGGTGCCGCCTTCTTCGATGAGCCCGCGCTGCAGAGCCTCGCTTATGATACGTGCGAGCAGCGAGTTGATGCTCGTTTTTTCCTTAACCATCGCGGGATTTACGCCCCACACGAGACTTAGCGCGTGCGCGGTCTGCTCGTCGTGCGCGATTGCGATGATGTCGATTTTGGCGCGGTTGCGTGCGAGTTTGATCGCCGAGCGCCCCGAGCCCGTGATCGAAAGTATCGCGCCCGCGCCCAGCCTTGCGGCAAGCGCTGCGGTGCTTGAAGTGATCATATCGGTCTCGTCGTAGAAGTCGTAATCGTTAAATTTATCGTAAGGATAGATCTTTTCGGTCTCGCGGATCGTCTTGCTCATCGCGGCGACTACGGCTGCGGGGTTTTTGCCGATAGCGCTTTCCTCGCTTAGCATCACGGCGTCGGTGCCGTCTAGCACGGCATTTGCGACGTCGCTGATCTCGGCTCTAGTGGCGCGCTCGTGCTCGGTCATGCTAAGCATCATCTGCGTGGCGGTGATGACGGGCTTTGAGCGGGCGTTGGCTAACGCTATGATGCGCTTTTGGATGCGCGGGATCTCATAAAACGGCATCTCGATGCCCAGATCTCCGCGCGCGACCATTATGCCGTCGCTTGCCTCGATGATCTGCTCTATATTTTCGACCGCGTCGAATTTCTCGATCTTGGCGTAAATTTTAGCTTTTGAGCCCAGCGAGTTTAAAATTTCGCGCACGCGCAGGATGTCGTTTTGAGACTGCACGAAGGAGATGCCTACGAAATTTACGCCGTGCGCCGCGCCCCAGCGCAGATCCGCGAGGTCTTTTTGCGTGATGACGTCGATATTTAGGCGGGTGTTTGGGAAGTTCACCCCCTTATTCGAGCTCAAAAAGCCGTCGTTTTCAAGCACTGCTTGCACGCCTTGCTCGCTTACCGCGACTACTTTGGCGCGGATCGAGCCGTCGTAGAGGTAGATAAACTCACCCGTCTTCATCAGCGGCAAAATTTCAGGGTGGTTGATACACAGCTCGTATTCGCCCGGGGCGGTCTTTTTGCCGATGATTTCGCGAGGAAGGAAGGTGATCTTATCGCCCGTTTTTAGTTTGAAATTTTCCTCGAGTTTGCCGACGCGGATTTTTGGGCCGCTGATGTCCTGAAAGACGCCTACACGCACGCCCAGACTTTTTTCTACGGCGCGAATTTTGTTTAAATTTGCCTCGTGATACTCGTGCGTGCCGTGGCTGAAGTTCATCCTAAAGGCGTTGCAGCCCGCCTTTACCATCGCGCTCATCATCTCTTCGCTGTCGCTTGCGGGCCCGATGGTCGCTAGGATTTTAGTTTTTTTAAGCATCTTTTCTCCTTTAAATTTAAAATTTATCGCCGCATTAGGCGAAATTTTGCGCAAAATTTTGAAATTTCTAAATTTTAAAATTCGCTAGGCGAAGGAATTTTAAAATTTTATGGCGCGAGAGAATTTTAGAATTCCAAGGCACGGCGAAATTTTAAAATTTCATAGCTTGCGGTGCAGGTTAAATTCTAAAAATTCGCGTTTGAATGAAATTTTTAAAATTCCCTATATACGTAAAGCGCGAGCAAAATTCTAAAATCCTCGCCGAAGTAAAATTTCAAAATTCTTGCCCGAGCGAAATTTAAAAATTCCTCTTTATTGCATCATTTCCGCGTCAAATTTTGCATCATCAAAGCTCACTCCTAAATATTCGCAGGCACTTTTTGCGTCGCGAAGTGCGTTGCCTAGGCAGCTCGTAGCGCCGGGACTTGGGGTCATATTAAAGATAATCCCTGGATTTTCGCCTATTCTAGCTTCGCCTAAAAGCAGCTTTTTTTGCGAGTGTGAGATTACTTGCGGGCGCACGCCGCCAAAGCCCTTGGCATAGTAAATATCCTCCTCGCGGATGCTAGGTATGATTTTGCGCGCATTTTTTACGAAAAGCTTTTTGCCTAAAATCGGTATCTCAAAACCTATATTGCGGATTAAGAAATCCCTTACCTCGCTATCGCCAAAATTTTGCCAAATGACCTTGGCTACGTCCATGTCAAAATTTAATGACTGAAAAAATTCCGGCACCGAACGACAGCCCTTGTAGCGCTCGAGCTTCGGCATCGTAAGTGCGGTAGGACCAAATCTCGTGCAGCCGTCTGCCAAAAGATCGGGGTCGCCGTGAAGCGCGGCAAATGGAAGCTTTGGGTTTTGCACCATGTAAACCTTGCCGTTTAGAAGCTTTTGCTTGGTTAGATAGAAGCTGCCCGCGATGCAAATCG
This window harbors:
- the pyk gene encoding pyruvate kinase, yielding MLKKTKILATIGPASDSEEMMSAMVKAGCNAFRMNFSHGTHEYHEANLNKIRAVEKSLGVRVGVFQDISGPKIRVGKLEENFKLKTGDKITFLPREIIGKKTAPGEYELCINHPEILPLMKTGEFIYLYDGSIRAKVVAVSEQGVQAVLENDGFLSSNKGVNFPNTRLNIDVITQKDLADLRWGAAHGVNFVGISFVQSQNDILRVREILNSLGSKAKIYAKIEKFDAVENIEQIIEASDGIMVARGDLGIEMPFYEIPRIQKRIIALANARSKPVITATQMMLSMTEHERATRAEISDVANAVLDGTDAVMLSEESAIGKNPAAVVAAMSKTIRETEKIYPYDKFNDYDFYDETDMITSSTAALAARLGAGAILSITGSGRSAIKLARNRAKIDIIAIAHDEQTAHALSLVWGVNPAMVKEKTSINSLLARIISEALQRGLIEEGGTYVMTAGFQSGHPGSTDYIRIIKKDQIDFYRDAAETGFESKI